A single window of Gossypium hirsutum isolate 1008001.06 chromosome A10, Gossypium_hirsutum_v2.1, whole genome shotgun sequence DNA harbors:
- the LOC107897033 gene encoding extensin translates to MEHRIWIFLLYSTMAATLLIHCDARKPMGLVKDLKHGRSSMTKHTNKLQLMSKLMSLVIEPTDVSNTQPYRVSSPFSLPPFDSLPPVNYPPYCSPPNAPASTLPTPIGMSTPSFPPTLPGLSPPPSTTGTSPSPPEFSATPNTPQAIPTPTIYEPSPPAIVISPPFYVPSPIGFNPSPPVFLPPIVYPPPTGPPPPNVAPSTALWCVAKPSVPDPIIQEAMNYACGSGADCNSIQPSGSCFHPDTLYAHASYAFNSYWQRTKYSGGTCEFGGTAILVTVDPSYDSCHFEYD, encoded by the exons ATGGAACACAGGATTTGGATATTCCTTCTTTATTCAACAATGGCAGCCACTTTGCTCATTCATTGCG ATGCAAGAAAACCAATGGGACTAGTCAAAGATCTAAAACATGGAAGAAGTTCAATGACAAAGCACACAAACAAATTGCAACTAATGAGTAAGCTCATGAGTCTAGTGATTGAACCTACTGATGTATCCAATACTCAACCATATAGAGTAAGCTCACCATTTTCTTTGCCACCTTTTGATTCTCTACCTCCTGTAAATTATCCTCCTTATTGTAGTCCCCCTAATGCCCCTGCTTCAACCCTTCCAACTCCCATCGGAATGTCCACTCCTAGCTTCCCTCCTACTCTTCCGGGCCTAAGCCCACCACCAAGCACCACTGGGACCAGTCCAAGCCCGCCTGAATTCTCGGCCACCCCGAACACACCGCAAGCGATACCAACACCGACAATTTATGAGCCCAGTCCACCAGCCATTGTGATTAGCCCACCATTCTATGTCCCATCTCCAATTGGGTTTAATCCAAGCCCACCAGTGTTTTTACCACCAATAGTGTACCCTCCACCAACGGGTCCACCACCTCCCAACGTGGCTCCAAGCACAGCCTTATGGTGCGTGGCTAAGCCATCGGTGCCTGACCCAATAATTCAAGAAGCTATGAACTATGCATGTGGGTCTGGAGCAGATTGTAATTCCATTCAGCCTAGTGGGTCATGCTTTCACCCTGACACTTTGTATGCACATGCTTCTTATGCTTTTAATAGTTATTGGCAAAGAACAAAGTATTCTGGTGGTACATGTGAATTTGGAGGCACTGCCATACTTGTCACAGTTGATCCAA GCTATGATAGTTGCCATTTTGAGTACGACTGA